A window of the Henckelia pumila isolate YLH828 chromosome 3, ASM3356847v2, whole genome shotgun sequence genome harbors these coding sequences:
- the LOC140889459 gene encoding mitochondrial carrier protein CoAc2 isoform X2: protein MGEKIDEREKKGLVSNGFIGEMPVFAKELVAGGLAGGFAKTVVAPLERVKILFQTRRNEFHSLGLLGSFTKIAKTEGLLGFYRGNGASVARIVPYAALHYMTYEEYRRWIILGFPDVGRGPVLDLVAGSFAGGTAVLFTYPLDLVRTKLAYQVVEPLKRSVEGHALGESVYKGIRDCFSKTYKEAGVRGLYRGAGLLGQTFTYPIDVVRRQMQVQRLSTSKSSEMRGTMGTLVMIAKTQGWKQLFSGLSINYMKVVPSVAIGFTVYDVMKAFLQVPPREESFVDVSTNRRNNQPTSLPSSQPLSQTQP, encoded by the exons ATGGGAGAGAAGATTGATGAAAGAGAGAAAAAGGGGTTGGTGTCGAATGGGTTCATTGGGGAGATGCCTGTTTTCGCAAAGGAGTTGGTTGCTGGTGGGCTGGCAGGTGGGTTTGCCAAGACCGTTGTTGCGCCGCTTGAACGCGTCAAGATCTTGTTCCAG ACGAGACGAAATGAGTTCCATAGTCTTGGACTTTTGGGGTCCTTCACAAAAATAGCAAAAACAGAAGGATTACTTGGCTTTTATAG AGGGAATGGAGCAAGTGTTGCACGTATTGTGCCTTATGCAGCTTTGCATTATATGACCTATGAAGAATACCGGAGATGGATCATCCTTGGTTTTCCTGATGTCGGGAGAGGTCCTGTTCTTGATCTCGTTGCTGGTTCATTTGCTGGAGGAACAGCTGTGCTTTTTACTTATCCACTTGATTTAGTTCGAACTAAACTGGCTTATCAG GTTGTTGAACCCTTGAAACGAAGTGTGGAAGGGCATGCTTTGGGGGAATCTGTATATAAAGGAATCCGTGATTGCTTCTCCAAGACATACAAGGAGGCTGGAGTACGTGGTCTCTACCGTGGTGCTG GTTTATTGGGTCAGACTTTCACTTATCCTATTGATGTTGTCCGGAGGCAAATGCAG GTCCAGAGACTATCGACATCAAAGAGCAGCGAAATGAGAGGAACTATGGGAACTCTTGTGATGATTGCAAAAACACAGGGATGGAAGCAATTATTTTCTGGTCTCAGCATCAATTACATGAAG GTTGTCCCCTCTGTCGCGATTGGATTTACAGTTTACGATGTTATGAAGGCATTTCTGCAAGTTCCACCACGAGAAGAATCTTTCGTGGATGTTTCTACTAACCGAAGAAATAATCAGCCTacgtctcttccttcttcgcaGCCGTTGTCTCAAACTCAACCATAG
- the LOC140888320 gene encoding protein FAR1-RELATED SEQUENCE 5-like yields MVKHFIPKFECTAQKAISTSSPPKTLCRPSSYPSIHHHQQKLTPPFVISTVPTSPASLPSPSNLLQKLTPPFVISIVPTRRRSSQSFTVPLFKDLMGDNIEDVEVVNSEFLIPENVEVLSTNSIVDQLESKLLVGQVVKSVEDTYLLYCNYAHAKGFSVKKGDQRYFPGSTELQSKEFECSCEGSKDEKRSNEKIPPYLKPSSRTKCKAKLRIGRQMGGEWTVCRFVVEHNHDMVAVDQRHLLRSSRNISHAQKSTLEALVNVGISVANVVSYMENEAQGPQNLSFTRKDVYDHLGRIRKHTKVENGDASALLHHFINKANKESNFYWNVQLDDENRVMNFFFRDSRCQVDFDYFGDILSFDTTYRTNRYNLVCAPFVGINHHKQNVMFGLAFMSDETESSFEWLFKTYLESMNGKQPEKIFTDQCQAMMNAIRTVFPLSHHRLCQWHINQNAPSHFGSLNGDSRFKRLWNKCMSHCESEEEFEGTWKIMIQEYNLTDHKWLNNMYGLRYKWATAFSNHKFSSGLLATSRSEVTNALLKRLGNSAISLYDFVLNYEKIQAGWRDKEKAEDTRCHHTKAPMMLKNNPLLTFAADFYTHTVYKLFELELINSLNMRFIKIHSELSDISLEFKVTSHDENSRVRHVIFNKETLEVNCSCKKFESVGILCKHILLIFNFMNLNFLPKPYLKERWMKKSRNRIPENFALYESGNKSRSVRESDIVFVNQIMRSTYALSMRCQGHEISRSKLTEILDGAREQIDDLFQNHNLEDPKVCEEGVHEDINLLDDMLVRNPPQMQKEQKPKDKAHNPLNS; encoded by the exons ATGGTTAAACATTTCATTCCAAAATTTGAATGTACCGCTCAAAAGGCAATCTCAACTTCCTCCCCTCCCAAAACACTCTGCCGCCCTTCGTCATATCCATCGATCCACCATCACCAACAGAAGCTGACGCCGCCTTTTGTCATATCCACTGTACCGACGTCGCCGGCGTCGCTCCCATCACCATCGAATCTGTTGCAGAAGCTGACTCCGCCTTTCGTCATATCCATTGTACCGACTCGCCGGCGTAGCTCTCAGTCTTTCACCGTGCCGCTGTTCAAAG ATTTGATGGGAGACAACATTGAAGATGTTGAAGTTGTAAATTCAGAATTTTTGATTCCTGAGAATGTTGAGGTGCTATCTACCAACTCTATTGTAGATCAATTGGAAAGTAAACTACTTGTTGGACAAGTAGTCAAAAGCGTTGAAGATACATATTTACTTTATTGCAATTATGCTCATGCTAAAGGCTTCAGCGTTAAAAAAGGTGATCAGCGCTACTTTCCTGGCAGTACTGAATTACAATCTAAAGAGTTTGAGTGTTCATGTGAAGGTAGTAAAGATGAAAAACGCTCGAATGAAAAAATTCCTCCTTACTTGAAACCGAGTAGTAGAACTAAATGTAAAGCTAAGCTCAGAATAGGTAGGCAAATGGGGGGGGAGTGGACGGTTTGTAGGTTTGTTGTTGAGCATAATCATGACATGGTTGCAGTTGATCAAAGACATCTGTTGAGATCATCAAGGAATATTTCTCATGCTCAGAAATCCACTTTAGAAGCATTGGTGAATGTTGGGATATCTGTTGCTAATGTTGTGTCTTATATGGAAAATGAAGCACAAGGACCACAAAATTTGAGCTTTACTCGAAAAGATGTATATGATCACCTTGGTCGTATAAGAAAACATACGAAAGTTGAGAATGGGGATGCTTCTGCCTTACTTCATCACTTCATTAATAAGGCAAATAAGGAGTCAAATTTTTATTGGAATGTGCAATTAGATGATGAAAATAGGGTCATGAATTTCTTTTTCAGGGATTCGAGATGTCAAGttgattttgattattttggtgATATTTTATCATTTGACACCACTTATCGAACCAATCGTTACAATTTGGTGTGTGCGCCTTTTGTTGGAATTAATCATCATAAACAAAATGTAATGTTTGGCTTGGCATTTATGTCGGATGAAACTGAGAGTTCATTCGAATGGTTGTTTAAAACTTATCTTGAGTCTATGAATGGAAAACAACCTGAAAAAATTTTTACTGACCAATGCCAAGCCATGATGAATGCAATTAGAACAGTATTTCCATTGTCACACCATAGGTTATGTCAATGGCATATCAATCAAAATGCCCCATCACACTTTGGAAGTTTGAATGGTGATTCGAGATTTAAAAGATTATGGAATAAATGCATGAGTCATTGCGAATCTGAAGAGGAATTTGAAGGTACGTGGAAGATTATGATTCAGGAATACAATCTCACTGATCATAAATGGTTAAATAATATGTATGGACTGAGATACAAGTGGGCTACTGCATTCAGCAATCACAAGTTTAGTTCTGGGCTTTTAGCAACTTCTAGAAGTGAGGTGACAAATGCATTGTTGAAGAGATTAGGAAACAGTGCCATATCATTGTACGATTTTGTGTTGAATTATGAAAAAATCCAAGCTGGGTGGCGTGATAAAGAGAAGGCCGAGGATACACGGTGTCATCATACGAAAGCTCCGATGATGCTGAAAAATAATCCATTGTTGACATTTGCTGCTGATTTTTATACTCATACCGTGTACAAGCTATTTGAATTAGAATTAATCAATTCTTTGAATATGCGGTTCATTAAGATACATTCAGAGTTGAGTGATATCTCCTTGGAGTTTAAAGTAACATCTCATGACGAGAATTCAAGGGTTAGGCATGTGATTTTCAACAAGGAGACTCTTGAGGTAAACTGCAGTTGTAAGAAATTTGAGTCAGTGGGAATATTGTGCAAACACATTTTGTTGATCTTCAATTTTATGAATCTGAATTTTCTTCCCAAACCTTACTTGAAAGAGCGCTGGATGAAAAAGTCTAGAAATAGAATTCCTGAAAATTTTGCCTTGTATGAAAGTGGAAATAAAAGCAGAAGTGTTCGTGAATCTGATATAGTTTTTGTGAATCAAATTATGAGATCGACTTATGCTCTTAGCATGAGATGTCAAGGTCATGAAATTTCAAGAAGTAAGTTGACAGAAATTTTGGATGGAGCGAGGGAacaaatagatgatttgttccAAAATCATAATTTGGAAGATCCAAAAGTTTGCGAAGAGGGGGTTCACGAAGACATTAACCTGTTGGATGACATGCTTGTGCGTAATCCTCCTCAA ATGCAAAAAGAGCAAAAACCAAAGGACAAAGCTCACAACCCTCTCAATTCCTGA
- the LOC140888321 gene encoding uncharacterized protein, whose product MMLTLTMSLSSEESDSWLLSLTNRSNWCGSISDVDRGAKIDLISEAPSWLGKAYVVFEGVNPGVYGTWVETFAEVKDYKDPLFEKFSSRSEAIKAFEEYVEKKRSTNTFKANGEESSCATSSSSSQPNSRQAENIVALEDTLSNLQNDVLQIMKKMDEMKQKLEEMRLSGRG is encoded by the exons ATGATGTTGACCTTGACCATG tCACTCTCATCTGAAGAAAGCGATTCTTGGCTTTTGTCTCTCACTAATAGATCGAATTGGTGCGGATCGATTTCAGATGTAGATCGAGGAGCTAAGATCGATTTGATTTCAGAGGCTCCATCGTGGTTG GGGAAAGCCTACGTTGTATTTGAAGGAGTGAATCCTGGTGTTTATGGAACTTGGGTGGAAACATTTGCTGAAGTCAAAGACTACAAAGATCCTTTATTCGAGAAGTTCTCGAGTAGGTCAGAGGCGATAAAAGCTTTTGAGGAATATGTGGAAAAAAAACGTTCAACTAATACATTCAAGGCAAATGGTGAGGAAAGTTCATGCGCTACTTCTAGTTCAAGTTCGCAACCAAATTCTCGTCAAGCAGAAAACATTGTTGCATTGGAAGATACCCTGTCGAATTTGCAGAATGATGTTTTGCAGATTATGAAAAAAATGGATGAGATGAAACAAAAGTTGGAAGAGATGAGATTGAGTGGTCGTGGTTAG
- the LOC140889459 gene encoding mitochondrial carrier protein CoAc2 isoform X1, protein MGEKIDEREKKGLVSNGFIGEMPVFAKELVAGGLAGGFAKTVVAPLERVKILFQTRRNEFHSLGLLGSFTKIAKTEGLLGFYRGNGASVARIVPYAALHYMTYEEYRRWIILGFPDVGRGPVLDLVAGSFAGGTAVLFTYPLDLVRTKLAYQVVEPLKRSVEGHALGESVYKGIRDCFSKTYKEAGVRGLYRGAAPSLYGIFPYAGLKFYFYEEMKTHVPENHKKDITVKLVCGSIAGLLGQTFTYPIDVVRRQMQVQRLSTSKSSEMRGTMGTLVMIAKTQGWKQLFSGLSINYMKVVPSVAIGFTVYDVMKAFLQVPPREESFVDVSTNRRNNQPTSLPSSQPLSQTQP, encoded by the exons ATGGGAGAGAAGATTGATGAAAGAGAGAAAAAGGGGTTGGTGTCGAATGGGTTCATTGGGGAGATGCCTGTTTTCGCAAAGGAGTTGGTTGCTGGTGGGCTGGCAGGTGGGTTTGCCAAGACCGTTGTTGCGCCGCTTGAACGCGTCAAGATCTTGTTCCAG ACGAGACGAAATGAGTTCCATAGTCTTGGACTTTTGGGGTCCTTCACAAAAATAGCAAAAACAGAAGGATTACTTGGCTTTTATAG AGGGAATGGAGCAAGTGTTGCACGTATTGTGCCTTATGCAGCTTTGCATTATATGACCTATGAAGAATACCGGAGATGGATCATCCTTGGTTTTCCTGATGTCGGGAGAGGTCCTGTTCTTGATCTCGTTGCTGGTTCATTTGCTGGAGGAACAGCTGTGCTTTTTACTTATCCACTTGATTTAGTTCGAACTAAACTGGCTTATCAG GTTGTTGAACCCTTGAAACGAAGTGTGGAAGGGCATGCTTTGGGGGAATCTGTATATAAAGGAATCCGTGATTGCTTCTCCAAGACATACAAGGAGGCTGGAGTACGTGGTCTCTACCGTGGTGCTG CTCCATCACTATATGGAATCTTTCCCTATGCgggattgaaattttatttctaCGAGGAAATGAAAACCCACGTCCCCGAAAATCACAAAAAGGATATCACAGTTAAACTTGTATGCGGCTCCATTGCAGGTTTATTGGGTCAGACTTTCACTTATCCTATTGATGTTGTCCGGAGGCAAATGCAG GTCCAGAGACTATCGACATCAAAGAGCAGCGAAATGAGAGGAACTATGGGAACTCTTGTGATGATTGCAAAAACACAGGGATGGAAGCAATTATTTTCTGGTCTCAGCATCAATTACATGAAG GTTGTCCCCTCTGTCGCGATTGGATTTACAGTTTACGATGTTATGAAGGCATTTCTGCAAGTTCCACCACGAGAAGAATCTTTCGTGGATGTTTCTACTAACCGAAGAAATAATCAGCCTacgtctcttccttcttcgcaGCCGTTGTCTCAAACTCAACCATAG
- the LOC140892103 gene encoding thiamine phosphate phosphatase-like protein, whose amino-acid sequence MAENTVMVFDFDRTLIDDDSDRWVMTNMGLTNLFLQLRRTLPWNSLMDRMLEELHIQGKTVNDIAQCLKGIPLHPHVISVIKSAHSLGCDLKVASDSNTFYIKTILEHHGIYNCFSEIVTNPVLVDSGGRLRIFPCHDVASSHACNLCPPNLCKGRVIERIQAETGCKRLIYIGDGMNDFCPTLKLVAADFVMPRKNFPLWSHISNNLELVKAKVCEWSDGEELAKILHSIL is encoded by the exons ATGGCTGAAAACACCGTGATGGTGTTTGATTTCGACAGAACGCTGATCGATGATGACAGCGACCGATGGGTGATGACAAATATGGGTCTGACCAATTTGTTCCTTCAGCTTCGACGCACATTGCCTTGGAACAGTCTCATG GATAGGATGTTGGAAGAGTTGCACATTCAAGGGAAAACCGTTAATGATATTGCTCAGTGCTTAAAAGGGATTCCTTTGCATCCTCATGTCATTTCCGTGATTAAATCAGCTCATTCTCTCGG ATGTGATTTGAAGGTGGCTAGCGACTCAAATACGTTttacatcaaaacaattttgGAACATCACGGAATATACAATTGTTTCTCGGAGATTGTAACGAACCCTGTTCTCGTAGATAGCGGAGGTAGGCTTAGAATCTTCCCATGCCATGATGTAGCTTCATCTCATGCTTGTAACCTCTGCCCTCCGAATTTATGTAAG GGTCGCGTGATTGAACGAATCCAAGCTGAAACTGGGTGCAAGAGATTAATATACATAGGAGATGGCATGAACGATTTTTGTCCAACTCTGAAGCTTGTTGCAGCAGACTTCGTTATGCCAAGAAAGAACTTCCCCTTATGGAGTCACATATCCAACAATTTGGAACTCGTCAAGGCAAAAGTTTGTGAATGGAGCGATGGGGAAGAGTTAGCAAAGATCTTGCACTCGATCTTATAA